The DNA region AAATTCTGAGTCATTCAGATTATGAAACAATGGCTTGAGCACATTTTCACTGAGCGTCACCGACGGCGCTAGTAAGGTCGCGCTTGAACAGCTCATCACTGCCGACAACAGTGCCCCGAAAAAGATCACCTGTGCAACCATCGGAGTATGCTGCACAATCAATGTCGGCAATACCAGCTGCGAATCCTGCTCCATCAAGGCCCCAAACTTGGCAGGGTCCACCAACGTGGCCGAGTACGCAAGAAACATCGGGACAAAGCAGAATGCGAAATAGAGCCCGGCCCCCAATAGCGCCCCCCGCACGGCGGTCTGCTCATTCCTCGCCGAGGTGATCCGCTGAAAGACATCCTGCTGCGGGATCGATCCAAGCATCATGGTCATCCAGGCTCCAAGAAATGGAATCCACTCCCTGAGCGTCGGCGGCGGAAACAGGTCGAGCTTACCGGCCTCCGCTGCATGGGTGATCACCGCTGACACACCACCCGCCAAGTCTCCGACGATCGTCGCTATGTAGAGGAGGCCTCCCATGATCACTGAGATTTGCACAAAATCGAGAACGGCGACTGAGAACATCCCTCCAAAGGTTGTATAGGTCAGCACAATCGCCGCGCCGATGATGATCCCAACCGACTGACTGACCTCACCTTCTGTCACCACATTCAAGACCAGCCCCAGTACCTTGAATTGGGCCGCCACCCACCCCACGTACGAGGCGACGATGCAGAGCGTGCAGAGGACTTCGACCGTACGGTTGTACCGATAACGATAGTAGTCTCCGACCGTCAGTAGATTGAGGCGATACAACCGAGGAGCAAAAAACAACCCAGCCAGCACCAAGCACATGCTGGATCCGAATGGATCGGCCACGACGCCGCGAAGCCCCTCTTTGACGAATGTGGCAGAGATGCCCAGCACGGCTTCCGCACCGAACCACGTCGCAAACACAGTGGCGATGACCACCGGCAAGGGCAGACTCCTCCCAGCCACGGCAAAGTCCTTGGAATTTTGCACGCGTGTCGCGGCGAACAGTCCAATGCCGATAGAGAGGAGGAGATAGAGGGTAACAAACCAGAAGACCACGCGGGCAGAATACGGCTATCTCGGCTTGCAATCAATTGTTAATCAAGAAACCTGCTGGCATTGAGAAGAACTGCTCGAGCATCTCGGTTGACGCAGGAGCGACAGCAATTCCACCTCTCTCTCGAAAGATTCCGAGCTGGGAGCAACCAAGGGATCGTTGACCTCGATCACCGTAGCCGGTTGATCTTGAGAAGTGGGACTCCGCGTGAGGCTCCACTGACTTCTCACTGTGACTTGTGATCCATCCCGACGCACATGGATGAGCTGCCCTACCCACCTCCCCTTTGCGCGAAGCTCCTCTTGAATCACATCAAGCGAAACAGGGAATACCGTCTTGAGCAGTCGATGGGAAGTGGTCCCCAAGACATCGTGAGGTTCCCATCCATACAGAGCCTTGGCCTCAGGACTCCAGTATCGGATAGTACCATCTAGGTTGCGGACCATGAGCGCCTCGTTACCAACAGTGCTGGCGTCGCCCGCTGTATCCCATCCCCGAGAAGGGGGGGCAGTGTGCTCTCGCGTCAACATGCCATGTGTCAATTGCGCGACGAGGACGGAACCTGGCGTGGTTAGATGAAGTCTATCTCCAAAATACACCACCCCGTCTTTCACCACATCACACTGAGATCGATCGCAGAACAACTGGGAGATATCGATAAACTCAAAACCAAACTTTTCAGACTCTTCAGAAAGGGCGGCATTCACAGCATCTAAGTCGTCCGTCCCTAACTTGAGAGTCTTGGGAATCCCTTGCTCAAACATCTCAAGCTTATAAGTATACCGCTGCACGTCGGCTGAGAGCCGGGCGACCTGAGAATAGATGATGACTCGATGGTCCTTCAATTTCTCAAATAACTCAGCGAGTTGAAGTCGAAATTCTTCGTTGCCGATTTTTTCATACAGCCGCAACCAGTTGGATGACACAATAATTGGATCCAATTTATGGTTAGGGACATAGTCATTCACAAACCAGTCGTAAAAATCAGCACACCGCCCCTCCGTCACACGCACGGCCCAGCAAGACCCACCTGTTAGTTGTATGATGCGATCCTCACCAAGCACACGTACAAGCCCTGGGTATAATTGGGCAGCGAGGCTATCTCCATACAATACAAATCGATTCGAGGGTCGGGACGTACCATCGTGTGTCTGAACGGAGGATGCCTCTGATGCCCCGTCACAGTGGTTCTGCAAGAGCGTAGTATAGGGCTGGTCCACTTCAAAAAAACATGTATAGATTCGCCATTGCGCTTCCATGTCTGTCGCGAGCTTAGTTTTCCCTTCCACGGTAGCCAGCTGCAAACCGACAGTGGAAACCACGAGCACCACCGCAGAAGCCAACGACACTCTCCACAGTAATTGTTTCGAGATGAGCGCCCCACGACGAAACGGCGTTTCAACATACCGCCACGTGACATAGGCGAGACCGAAGGCAAGAGCGACAAGGCCTGCGACAACCACTTCATCAGGCTCAGTCAGGCTTCGATGGCGGGCAAACGCCAACAACGGCTGATGCCATAAGTAGGCACTGTAGCTGACCAGCCCCACCCCAACGAGCACTTTACTCATCAACAACCGCCCAACAAATGTGTCCGGCAAGGCAAACACGATTATTAACCCGGCACCGACTGTGGGTATCAACGCATACACACCAGGAAATGGGGTCTCTTTGCTGAGAGTCAGGACTCCGACAACGATCAATCCGAACCCAATGAGACTGAGCACTTGTTTGAGAACCAGAGGGATCCGGTCACGCTCGTTCGTTTCCAGGTAGAACGCGATAAGGGAACCCACGGCCAATTCCCATGCACGAGTCGGCAATAAAAAAAACGCCGCGACCGGTTTCGCGCTGCTCAGATACACAGCTACCGCGAAGCTGAGGAGCGCCACAACTGCCACAAGTTTTACAATTCTCCTTCGCCCCATGCGCCAGGCAAACATCAGAACGAGTGGAAATAGGACGTAAAACTGCTCCTCTACCCCCAAACTCCACGTATGCAGCAGCGGCTTCAGCTCTGTACCGGCATCGAAGTAATTACTGTGCTGCCAAAAAAAGATGTTCGACGCAAACACCAACACCGCGATGGCACTGTTCGCAAACTCTATCGCGTCGCTCGGCATGAGCCACAAGCAGGCAAAGGGTAAACACACCGCCATGACGAGATACAACGCGGGCAGAATACGCCGGGCACGTCGTTCATAAAACTTCAGCAGTGAAAACTGACCGGCCTCAAGTTCCGCCAGAATAATCGTAGTAATCAAGTACCCGCTGATGACAAAGAACACGTCCACGCCTATAAAGCCCCCACTGCAAAGCTGAACACCGGCGTGGAATAATATGACGGGCAGGACGGCGATGGCCCGCAAGCCATCTATTTCAGGACGGTAACGCATGTCAATGATGTCACTGCCAATTGAAGCAAGCGAAAGCACAGCCTTCAGTCATCGGTCAGCATCAACCCCTAGGAAGATTTGATCCACTCTGTATATTGTCATCCAACTACTCAAACGCTGGAGATCCAACAAGTTTCCATACACAGTTGTAATACTAGCAGACTTAACATCATTTGCTGCTGATCCCTTGCACTGCCGTACAAGCTCGCGCTCATCAATACAACGTCCCAATCTTCTTGACTCTCCGCCACACTACCAACGCGCTTCCCTCCTCTAATTTACCAGAAGGCCGCATGAAGAACCATGCCCTGTTGATGCTGGTGATGGAGTTTCATCGATGGCCAGCAACAGACGGCGCCCAGCTCACCCCCCCTGCCAGGTGGGGAACTCCCGCGCATTTAGAATCAGAAGAAATCTGTCGAGACGCGAAAATACGCTGACTGGCTTGTTCTTTCTTGAGGCGGAGCCTTGCGGATCTTCTTACTGCGGGCTGAATGCCCAGTATCGAGATGTTCCCAGTAGGAGGCGACAACCGACTAGAAAGAGATTGCCGTGTGACTCAACGGGCAGGATCTTGCTCCACTGAACTTCATAAAGATTCACGGCATATTCCCACCGGGGCTGAGGGACATGAAGTTCCAGAAGCTGTTGATTGCCTGGCTGGCTACCCATTAATAGGAGAATCCCACACGCACTGCGGTTTAGACTGTAGACCTCTCCCTGTTCGATCATGAGCCGCTCACCTTCTATCGATTCGCAGAGACTGTAGGCACAAACCTTGGCCCCTTCAACCCGTACCTCTCGCCGGCGATCTGAACGTAGGCCCTTCGATTCTTTACTGGTAGCCACCGATAGAACTGTGAGATTCAGATTTCCCATATTGGCCATCACTCGCTTTTAGAGACGTTTCCCCTCGGACATCGCTTTATCACACAACAGTGTGCATGTTGAGCAAGTGTCGTACCTGTGAAACGTTCTTGGATTCCCCTACAATGATTCTACTGAAGTATTGCGGGGATTGCCTACTTCGCCTTGCGTTTTCTTTCATAAGGCTCCATCCATAAAGCGAAGGGAAATGAGTTCACTCTTCCGGTGGATTACCTTCCCACTTCATTGATTCTTCTAGATATTTTCAAATGAAGGAAAAGGCACACACAATTAGACGTATGACCACGCTAAAAAAGCGCCGCTTTCCCTAAATGAATTCACGCACCACCAGAAATGACTTCGGGCTTGTCCCTCTCACTCACTTGCCCAGAATTAGACCAGAGGGATCGAGCACACCAGCTTTTCCACGCGAATGCCAAGCAGGCGAATGAGTTGACGATGAGGATTTTCGCGACGGTCGAGGAACGGCATGAGTAACCTCAAGACCTCTCGGCGCAGCGTTGCCATATCGCCGGCTGGTTCCGCCATCGTATGGGCACGTGATGTAGTTTTGAAATCGGCGAATCGGACAGTCAGAACAACTGTCCGAAATGACTGAAATCCCTCCTGCTGCAACCGCTCCACCACACCCTGGCCGAGAAGTTCCAGTTCCATGAGTAGTCGCTGGCTATCGAGTGTATCGGCCTCGAAGGTATGCTGCTCGCTGATTGACTTGATCTCAGCATATTCTTCAAGCGGGGTAATATCTCGGCCACGAATCTTTTCATAGAGATCGACCCCGCGTTTCCCAAGCAATTCATCGAGTTGTGAGGCCGTCAACGATTTCATATCCTGTACGCACGTGAACCCTTGCCTCGCAAGCAGGGCTTCCGTCTTAGGGCCGATGCCAGGGATGGCCCGCAGTGGAAGCGGTGCCAGAAACGACTCGACTTCCTCCTCACAGACGACCGTCAGCCCGTCCGGCTTTGACATCCCCGATGCAATCTTGGCGATCAGTTTGTTCGGCCCGATACCGACTGAGGCTGTCAGCCGTACTGCCCTATGGATCGCAGCCTTCAACTCTCGGGACAGCGATGTTGCGGCTCGATAGGACTCCGTGAAACTCAAGTCACCATAGGTTTCATCGATGCTCGCCTGCTCCACGACGGGAATGAATCGCCTGACGATACCCATGATTTCATCTGAGACACGCGCGTACTTGGGCATATCGACCGAGACAAAAGCGACCGCCGGCCTTCCAGCCCGACGTGCAGCCTCTGACAGCCGCCACGCCGTGGAAATCGGTGTCGCCGAATGAATCCCGTACGCACGCGCCAAATAGTTCGACGTAGACACCACTCCGCGCCCCTTCCCACCCAGAGGGTCTGCCCCAACTACCAGCGGGATACCTCGAAGGGCGGGAGTATCTCGCTCCTCAATCGCCGCGAAGAACGCGTCCATGTCTAAATGGGCGATAATCCGAACCATCTTTTCCCCAGCTTCATTAAGAAGAAGCCCGCTATTTCCCCGTAGATTTTCTCGATCAACCTGACGTACAATTTCTTGCGATATTACTGCTGCAAGCACAAAGAAAAGCCGATATACCGACTGAGTCTGCTAGACCGCTAACGAAAGGTAGCTCCCGTGGCCATTCGCTGGTTTAACGTAATCGGATTTGTGATGCTGTTCAGTACACTCTTTTTCAATGAGGTCGTGTACCTCAACGTGTGGTACGATTTCAATCTGTCCACAATATTCCCAGCGATCATTTATCTCGCTGTCGGGATATGGCTTTCCTTGCGGGGAGAACCGACTTACCAGGAAGCGCGAATATGAGTTGGACCACTCATAACCTTCAAGAACCACAATTCTGGAGCGCAACGCAACGCCATCAGCAGCAGTTCATTATCAACAGGGGCCTACTAGCTGGGCATACCCCATCACTGAAAGGAGACAACCCATGGGCCTGAGTTTCATCAATTGGATTGGGTTCGTGATGCTGGTTCTGGCTCTTATTCTGAACGAGCTATTCCTTGGGATGAACGCATGGTATGAGCTCCACCTCGGGGCCATCATCATGGGCATCGTCTATCTGGTGGTTGGAGCTTCATTGTCTCTCTGGCCAAATGCCAGCGACACAACCACCTGACCAGGACCTGACTCCCGGCTTGCTCGTGACGCCCTAAGAAGGGGGGAGAGCTTGATCTTCCCTCCTTCTCGTGTTGTGAACCGTGCCCATCTACTGGGAATCGGGAAGTCCGTGTAGGACTGTCGTCGTCTCGTATTCATGTTCTCCCAGTCCACTGAGCTTACCCCCATCACATTCGTTTGCTGCCTCGCATAACCCTTCCCTCCAGAGAGTCACCACAAGTACCCCTGTTCCTCCACCAGCAGTATGTCTTGTCCTGAGACACCCCCACACCGAGTCGGACCGTGAATGCACAGCCACAGACCCTACAAGTCAAAGCCAACGCATATCAAGAGTTGATCTCCCTAGACGAATCCACTACCATCGCAGCTAACGTGAGCCGGACGAACGATTCTATACAACCCGAGTAGGGAACGTACGGTCTTGCCGGTAGGGTCCCACAGCTTCCCGGCCATCTGTACCAATCATCACGATCCCACTCTCAAACCAGAGGAGGAGAATCATGGCAGACAAACAGTACAAACAACTCGGCTGTCTGGACGTGCAACCATCCGGGGGCTGCGGGTTCCAAGTACGGGCTGAAACAGAGGCGGAATTGATGCAGCTCGTGGCCACTCATGCGAAGCAATGCCACAAGCTGGAGTCGATCCCACCGGAAATGGCAGCCAAGGTTCAGGCAGCCGTGCAAACTGTAACAGTCAAGGTCTAGTTTGCATTTCTCGTAAGCGAAGAACCTCCCCTGTCACGTCAGGTGATGGGGTGAGGTTCTTCCTGCTTAATCAGCCACTTGGAGAAAGGACCGCATATGGGATGGAACGGGCGACTCGTATTGATAGGGCTGCTCCTGTTGAGCACGAGCGGCTGTAGTTATCTCTTTTACCCTCATGCCAAGGAGTTTACCGCAAAGGCGAAGGGTGAGACCGGCGTTGAAACACTGATCAACCTGACGACGATGGCGGAAGCGACCGCCCTGAAAGCAAAAGGCGGCAAGGGGGTCGATCAGGCGTTCGACGATCTCCATAATCAGTTTCATGCTATCGACGATAGCGTCTGCAGCATCGACAAATCGACGAGACAACAGCCGACCTATGCCTTGGCCGTCACTCACAACAAGGAACTCAAGACGATCTTCAAACGGCTTTGGAAGTTCAAGGATGAACAACCACAACGGGACCAACATCTAGACCTTTTTGTGTCCGAGCTCCAAGAGATGCGCCAGACGCTACAATCACTGAGGTAATGTCCCCATGTCGCCATCACCTGAACAGGTCATTGAGAATCAACGACAGGATTGGAACCGCGTCGCCGGCGGCTGGGAAAAGTGGGACCGCTTCTTTGACGAACAGATGGCGTTCTTGAATCATCGGCTGGTCGCCGATGCTCGGGTACGGTCGGGTATGCGCGTGCTCGATCTCGGATCAGGGACCGGCTATCCTGCTCTGCTCGCGGCACAGACAGTCGGGGCGACTGGCAGCATCACAGGAATCGATCTGGCTGAACAGATGCTCGACGCCGCGAGACGAAAAGCCGCTTCACTGGAACTATCGAATACCACCTTCCGAACGGGTGATGTCACGACGTTGCCGTTTGAAGCTGCTTCGTTCGATGCGGTGACAACCCGCTTCTGCCTGATGTTCTTGCCGGAAATTCCCAAGGCAGTTGCCGAGATCGCCCGCATCCTCAAACCGAACACCTGGCTCGCGGCGGCGGTCTGGTCTGCGCCGGATAAGAACCCGTACCTCAAGATACCCATCGACATCATCAAACAATTCATTGAGATTCCGCCACCAGATCCAACAGCCCCGGGTATTTTCCGTTTGGCAAAACCGGGGGAACTCGCGGGTATGCTGCAGCAAGCTGGATTCACGGACATCTCTGAACACGAATTTCTCGGTGATGTCCAATTTTCAGCGGTAGAGGAATATTTCTCCAGCCTGATGGACATCGCCGCGCCGATTCAAAATCTTTGGGCGAAGCTCAGCCCGGCGCAACAGACCGAGGCCAGAGGAAACATCATCCAGACGGCCGGGCAATACCAGAAAGGGTCACTCATCGCCCTACCGATTGCCGTACGAATGGTTTCGGCACGAAAGCCCGGATGATGAATGGCGGCAAAGAGTGATGGCTTCAAAGATTTTGTCCTTGATCAATTAGCGGACCTGCGAGGCGTGACTGCTCGCGCCATGTTCGGCGGGTACGGACTCTATCGCAACGCCACATTCTTCGGCATCATTCAC from Candidatus Nitrospira nitrosa includes:
- a CDS encoding class I SAM-dependent methyltransferase; amino-acid sequence: MSPSPEQVIENQRQDWNRVAGGWEKWDRFFDEQMAFLNHRLVADARVRSGMRVLDLGSGTGYPALLAAQTVGATGSITGIDLAEQMLDAARRKAASLELSNTTFRTGDVTTLPFEAASFDAVTTRFCLMFLPEIPKAVAEIARILKPNTWLAAAVWSAPDKNPYLKIPIDIIKQFIEIPPPDPTAPGIFRLAKPGELAGMLQQAGFTDISEHEFLGDVQFSAVEEYFSSLMDIAAPIQNLWAKLSPAQQTEARGNIIQTAGQYQKGSLIALPIAVRMVSARKPG
- the dinB gene encoding DNA polymerase IV, with protein sequence MVRIIAHLDMDAFFAAIEERDTPALRGIPLVVGADPLGGKGRGVVSTSNYLARAYGIHSATPISTAWRLSEAARRAGRPAVAFVSVDMPKYARVSDEIMGIVRRFIPVVEQASIDETYGDLSFTESYRAATSLSRELKAAIHRAVRLTASVGIGPNKLIAKIASGMSKPDGLTVVCEEEVESFLAPLPLRAIPGIGPKTEALLARQGFTCVQDMKSLTASQLDELLGKRGVDLYEKIRGRDITPLEEYAEIKSISEQHTFEADTLDSQRLLMELELLGQGVVERLQQEGFQSFRTVVLTVRFADFKTTSRAHTMAEPAGDMATLRREVLRLLMPFLDRRENPHRQLIRLLGIRVEKLVCSIPLV
- a CDS encoding DUF1059 domain-containing protein; the encoded protein is MADKQYKQLGCLDVQPSGGCGFQVRAETEAELMQLVATHAKQCHKLESIPPEMAAKVQAAVQTVTVKV
- a CDS encoding acyltransferase family protein is translated as MRYRPEIDGLRAIAVLPVILFHAGVQLCSGGFIGVDVFFVISGYLITTIILAELEAGQFSLLKFYERRARRILPALYLVMAVCLPFACLWLMPSDAIEFANSAIAVLVFASNIFFWQHSNYFDAGTELKPLLHTWSLGVEEQFYVLFPLVLMFAWRMGRRRIVKLVAVVALLSFAVAVYLSSAKPVAAFFLLPTRAWELAVGSLIAFYLETNERDRIPLVLKQVLSLIGFGLIVVGVLTLSKETPFPGVYALIPTVGAGLIIVFALPDTFVGRLLMSKVLVGVGLVSYSAYLWHQPLLAFARHRSLTEPDEVVVAGLVALAFGLAYVTWRYVETPFRRGALISKQLLWRVSLASAVVLVVSTVGLQLATVEGKTKLATDMEAQWRIYTCFFEVDQPYTTLLQNHCDGASEASSVQTHDGTSRPSNRFVLYGDSLAAQLYPGLVRVLGEDRIIQLTGGSCWAVRVTEGRCADFYDWFVNDYVPNHKLDPIIVSSNWLRLYEKIGNEEFRLQLAELFEKLKDHRVIIYSQVARLSADVQRYTYKLEMFEQGIPKTLKLGTDDLDAVNAALSEESEKFGFEFIDISQLFCDRSQCDVVKDGVVYFGDRLHLTTPGSVLVAQLTHGMLTREHTAPPSRGWDTAGDASTVGNEALMVRNLDGTIRYWSPEAKALYGWEPHDVLGTTSHRLLKTVFPVSLDVIQEELRAKGRWVGQLIHVRRDGSQVTVRSQWSLTRSPTSQDQPATVIEVNDPLVAPSSESFEREVELLSLLRQPRCSSSSSQCQQVS
- a CDS encoding sodium:solute symporter family protein; amino-acid sequence: MVFWFVTLYLLLSIGIGLFAATRVQNSKDFAVAGRSLPLPVVIATVFATWFGAEAVLGISATFVKEGLRGVVADPFGSSMCLVLAGLFFAPRLYRLNLLTVGDYYRYRYNRTVEVLCTLCIVASYVGWVAAQFKVLGLVLNVVTEGEVSQSVGIIIGAAIVLTYTTFGGMFSVAVLDFVQISVIMGGLLYIATIVGDLAGGVSAVITHAAEAGKLDLFPPPTLREWIPFLGAWMTMMLGSIPQQDVFQRITSARNEQTAVRGALLGAGLYFAFCFVPMFLAYSATLVDPAKFGALMEQDSQLVLPTLIVQHTPMVAQVIFFGALLSAVMSCSSATLLAPSVTLSENVLKPLFHNLNDSEFLRLMRIVLVAFALLVLVIALWSDATIYKLVVSTYKVTLVAAFIPLFAGLYWKRATAQGACCAIVAGLMSWLLLELVSEPTDVWPPQLVGFVVAGAGMIIGSLLPSLTAQHKTPLRRAEGK